A single Capillibacterium thermochitinicola DNA region contains:
- a CDS encoding EF-Tu C-terminal domain-related protein, whose protein sequence is VTGVAKLPEGVEMVMPGDNITMTIELISPIAMEEGLRFAIREGGRTVGAGVVTKILE, encoded by the coding sequence GTGACCGGTGTGGCCAAGCTGCCTGAGGGCGTGGAGATGGTGATGCCGGGCGACAACATCACGATGACGATCGAACTGATCAGCCCGATTGCGATGGAAGAGGGATTGCGTTTTGCGATCCGTGAAGGCGGCCGGACCGTCGGGGCCGGGGTTGTGACCAAGATTCTTGAGTAA
- the rpmG gene encoding 50S ribosomal protein L33, which produces MREGITLACTDCKNRNYRTNKNKKSNPERLELKKYCKFCRQHTIHRETR; this is translated from the coding sequence GTGCGCGAAGGTATTACATTAGCATGTACGGATTGCAAAAACAGAAATTACCGCACCAATAAAAATAAAAAAAGTAATCCCGAGCGGTTGGAGCTGAAAAAGTATTGTAAGTTCTGCCGCCAACATACGATTCACCGGGAAACCCGGTAA